A region of Dehalococcoidales bacterium DNA encodes the following proteins:
- a CDS encoding haloacid dehalogenase, protein MGRLTSNLDAIADRIRETLSARDAAREKVLPRCRESIRYCSNAIRAVHRQELDEAGTLLQTARRLLDEATQSVGAENELARAGYFRDAQKEFTEGNVVLALVTGQELPEPEELGVDPVAYLHGLGDAVGEVRRYLLDSMRKGDLSRGEELLAAMDDIYNVLVTIDFPDALTGGLRRATDMVRGVLERTRSDLTLTIRQNELENRLGKYDVAKEDK, encoded by the coding sequence GTGGGCAGACTGACAAGTAACCTTGACGCCATTGCCGACCGAATCAGGGAAACCCTGTCCGCCAGAGACGCCGCCAGGGAGAAGGTACTGCCCCGGTGTCGCGAGTCCATCAGGTATTGCAGCAATGCTATCCGGGCGGTGCACCGCCAGGAGTTGGACGAGGCCGGAACGCTTTTACAGACGGCTCGCAGGCTTCTTGACGAAGCAACTCAGTCGGTGGGTGCAGAGAATGAGCTTGCCCGTGCCGGCTATTTCCGGGACGCCCAGAAGGAATTCACCGAAGGTAATGTTGTCCTTGCCCTGGTAACCGGACAGGAGCTTCCCGAACCTGAAGAACTGGGTGTCGACCCTGTGGCCTACCTGCACGGACTGGGGGATGCCGTCGGTGAGGTACGGCGGTACCTGCTGGACAGCATGAGAAAGGGCGACCTCTCCCGTGGTGAGGAACTCCTGGCAGCAATGGACGATATCTACAACGTACTGGTCACCATAGATTTCCCGGATGCTCTTACCGGTGGGCTGCGTCGGGCTACGGATATGGTAAGGGGTGTCCTGGAAAGAACGCGCAGTGACCTTACCCTGACGATAAGACAGAATGAACTGGAGAACCGGTTGGGGAAATATGATGTAGCGAAGGAGGATAAATAG